One genomic segment of Vulpes lagopus strain Blue_001 chromosome 9, ASM1834538v1, whole genome shotgun sequence includes these proteins:
- the WDR97 gene encoding WD repeat-containing protein 97 isoform X8 produces METEVSDASDSQLLDQDLYDTDSYDVPDPGLLKERNDSFPEPAPPLFTSSSRLQNMTPRARARQLWLLLRAGLRDFVEKEKRDELCVARLTHGLELLRHLKVAAELCWVAQDPVGRRFVVLDGAGYLHLHRENGWAYEKLQAPAVLTGLVAVPGPLGAVSRFVGWGPEGLAILRPDFSLLWLSKPGVGGMPDHQPICCLPVPSLGLLLVALAGGSLALWKFRSGGRRLVLWGSPLRLPPSSAGTLTRLVLGPLSSHQVPCCFAAYGSAVLIFDLHTWALVDVRRDLHKITISDLAYCLEVDAVVTASRDSTVKVWETDWRLRMVFMGHTGPVTAVAVLPNSSLVLSASQDGTLRTWDLQAAAQVGEVALSGWARGAAAPRVDRLLAPAGPGCPVLSLSARGVALWRPRELYAPLARLPAPVLLVQVAPALPAAPRAPLPARLVCACADGSVHLLAAATGRPVSALLLGAAEPAAALLYCLPREALWLLTRAGHLLCASAARRPMRLRLRLRPPPAPAPRPCCLHLYSHLADPRSALAAWEAVRRRGGELPPGRLAGAWDDKNRYLPVLGHTDGTLSVLEWRHAKTVFHTAAHSPGPVTAIASTWNSVVSSGGDLTVKMWRVYPYAEESLSLLRTFSCWHPVVVLCALGKRVTVGFEDPDTATYGLVQFGLGNSPRCDHRPQDDHTDHITGERAGKSKAQATVWPWSLTPSPGPSGLCCCPTLKLYASSSLDCTVRIWTAENRLLRLLKLDSPPQALAFCSNSGDLVLALGSRLCLVSHRLYLPTSYLVKKLCQNVPEVLDDPPLPLTSQESLTSAQLQRLAKLHGAASLSTDLSFIHHQTGTPQQPVLEEDLEALVTRDQDLQQLRLGLVVPAAQPPLSWQQQQEAFDNYLRLVYGPGFLGVPSGRESQQESTVTLIVERETWDVCTLPRAASSVRQAGVCAEAPTVPAAHSLQDLGAVGQHLAHPPRVPMPTPHTHRGVHSRASQLLARSSLSSSLGLSLDLQLQLERLPGEKRVGPGPLTPNLQHRVPLLTKRRPRELLSNLRGFFPAAIEHYKNLQTPIRFPGSVPNSVVLQHMWLPGEVSGLGALAQISSRGRHKARRSLDDVWLPRRIRRRQARYHQKLIQWLGEEEEKEDEEEEERNLDWASDYLSAEEQLSELEELEAQAPENLALQLRQRAGARTDASSRRFSYPYGRSLWKQRYGHLPRFLHFFVVQNWFQKLFPVFTLEVRGLGRRGGPGWWGRWGVQGAGRQRAVPAGLPRGGHGGGPGLAVHRPAVRGVLGRLRAHPASAAEAAARREQGPSGPAAGRPRGPAQPGPAPQPGGPHAEAVRDAGAAAAPGLLPGVPRSGAGAHVLLPVLAGLLPDPQGFLFKEMMTWVQGPDADSKAALRKRCCQKLEEMIHWLQMESLQPSAAKLSEMLPRVCEPSAPAPSPKEVPSQVSVLSGSPHESVMPSVPSWAPSLVVSPGKLDLATLESPAKKVLSPMHFTPTRRMLSETLLHFSRSEGCLSSSVPTTLREEPLPLEQTDWSRSQMLDLGPIDALNFFCEQQRVRQQRFLQEEQQGLHPSPSLSVPNTVLPQPRDCWHYPILRLQEAKLQRAPTRLRGWMRSQLWVARTLNASIRMLKLPLPRVELQPFPPDWPRPARPLPPLLLQPALQRYFLPDDTNPDSYS; encoded by the exons ATGGAGACCGAGGTGTCAGATGCGAGTGACAGCCAGCTTCTGGACCAGGACCTGTATGATACTGACAGCTACGACGTCCCGGACCCGGGGCTGCTCAAGGAAAGGAATG ACTCGTTTCCGGAGCCAGCCCCACCGCTTTTTACCAGCAGCTCGCGGCTGCAGAACATGACCCCGCGTGCCCGCGCCCGCCAGCTGTGGCTGCTCCTCCGTGCAGGCCTCCGAGACTTCGTGGAAAAG GAAAAGAGAGACGAGCTGTGTGTGGCACGCTTGACCCATGGGCTAGAGCTGCTGCGCCATCTGAAAGTGGCAGCCGAGCTGTGCTGGGTGGCACAGGATCCAGTGGGCAGACGCTTCGTGGTGCTGGATGGTGCCGGCTACCTCCACCTGCACAGAGAGAATGGCTGGGCTTATGAGAAGCTACAGGCCCCAGCCGTGCTCACTGGGCTGGTGGCTGTGCCTGGCCCCCTGGGTGCTGTGAGCCGCTTCGTGGGCTGGGGCCCGGAGGGGCTGGCCATACTAAGGCCTGACTTCAGCCTATTGTGGCTGAGCAAGCCAGGGGTGGGTGGGATGCCGGACCACCAGCCCATCTGCTGCCTGCCAGTACCCAGCCTGGGGCTGTTGCTAGTGGCATTGGCAGGTGGCAGCCTGGCACTCTGGAAATTCCGCTCAGGGGGTCGCCGCCTGGTGCTGTGGGGCTCACCTCTGCGGCTGCCACCAAGCTCTGCAGGTACACTCACCCGTTTGGTTCTGGGGCCCCTGTCTTCCCACCAAGTCCCATGCTGCTTCGCGGCCTATGGCTCTGCCGTGCTCATCTTTGATCTGCACACCTGGGCCCTCGTAGACGTCCGCCGGGACCTGCACAAAAT CACTATCTCGGACTTGGCCTACTGCCTGGAGGTAGACGCCGTGGTGACAGCCTCTCGGGACAGCACGGTGAAGGTGTGGGAGACCGACTGGCGGCTCCGGATGGTGTTCATGGGCCACACAG GCCCCGTGACCGCCGTGGCCGTGCTCCCCAACTCATCCCTGGTGCTGTCCGCCTCGCAGGACGGGACGCTGCGCACGTGGGACCTGCAGGCGGCCGCCCAGGTGGGCGAGGTGGCGCTGAGCGGCTGGGCCCGAGGCGCGGCGGCACCGCGCGTGGACCGCCTGCTGGCGCCCGCGGGCCCGGGCTGCCCGGTGCTGTCGCTGAGCGCGCGCGGCGTGGCCCTGTGGCGCCCCCGCGAGCTGTACGCCCCGCTGGCGCGGCTGCCGGCGCCGGTGCTGCTCGTGCAGGTGGCGCCCGCGCtgcccgccgccccgcgcgccccgctgCCCGCGCGCCTCGTGTGCGCCTGCGCCGACGGCTCGGTCCACCTGCTGGCGGCGGCCACGGGGCGCCCGGTGAGCGCGCTGCTGCTGGGGGCCGCCGAGCCCGCGGCCGCGCTGCTCTACTGCCTGCCCCGCGAGGCGCTGTGGCTGCTGACGCGCGCCGGCCACCTGCTGTGCGCCTCGGCCGCGCGCCGCCCCATGCgcctgcggctgcggctgcgccccccgcccgcccccgcgccgcggcCCTGCTGCCTGCACCTGTACAGCCACCTGGCCGACCCGCGCAGCGCCCTGGCCGCCTGGGAGGCCGTGCGCCGCCGCGGCGGGGAGCTGCCCCCCGGCCGCCTGGCCGGCGCCTGGGACGACAAGAACCG GTACCTGCCCGTGCTGGGCCACACGGATGGCACCCTGTCGGTCCTTGAGTGGCGCCACGCGAAGACCGTCTTCCACACGGCGGCACACAGCCCGGGCCCGGTCACCGCCATTGCGTCCACCTGGAACAGCGTCGTGTCCTCGG GCGGCGACCTGACCGTGAAGATGTGGCGCGTCTACCCCTACGCCGAGGAGAGCCTGAGCCTGCTGCGGACCTTTTCCTGCTGGCACCCGGTGGTGGTGCTCTGTGCGCTGGGGAAGCGCGTCACTGTGGGCTTTGAGGACCCCGACACCGCCACCTACGGCTTGGTGCAGTTCGGCCTGGGCAACAGCCCCCGCTGTGACCACCGGCCCCAGGACGACCACACGGACCACATCACTGGTGAGCGGGCGGGCAAGAGCAAAGCCCAAGCCACCGTGTGGCCCTGGTCCCTGACCCCAAGCCCTGGTCCCTCAGGCCTGTGCTGCTGCCCCACGCTCAAGCTGTACGCCTCTTCCAGCCTGGACTGCACCGTCCGCATCTGGACGGCGGAGAACCGCCTGCTGcg GCTCCTGAAGCTGGACAGCCCCCCTCAGGCCCTGGCCTTCTGCAGCAACAGTGGGGACCTGGTGTTGGCTCTGGGCTCCCGACTCTGCCTGGTGTCTCATAGGCTCTACTTGCCCACATCCTACCTGGTCAAG AAGCTGTGCCAGAATGTCCCTGAGGTGCTGGATGACCCTCCACTGCCCCTGACCAGCCAAGAGTCGCTGACCTCAGCCCAGCTGCAGAGGCTCGCCAAGCTGCATGGGGCGGCCAGTCTTAG CACAGACTTGTCTTTCATCCATCACCAGACGGGAACACCTCAGCAACCAGTGttggaggag GACTTGGAAGCCCTAGTTACTCGGGATCAAGACCTTCAGCAGCTGAGACTGGGGCTGGTGGTCCCGGCAGCCCAGCCCCCACTTTCCTGGCAACAGCAGCAGGAGGCCTTTGACAACTACCTGCGCCTGGTCTATGGCCCGGGCTTTCTG GGCGTGCCTTCTGGAAGGGAGTCCCAGCAGGAGAGCACTGTGACCCTCATAGTAGAGAGAGAGACCTGGGACGTGTGCACCTTGCCCAGAGCTGCCAGCAGTGTTCGGCAGGCGGGGGTCTGTGCCGAAGCCCCAACAGTGCCAGCAGCCCACTCCCTACAGGACCTGGGAGCCGTGGGCCAGCACCTTGCCCACCCTCCCCGAGTCCCCAtgcccaccccacacacacaccgggGGGTGCACAGCAGGGCATCCCAG CTGCTGGCCCGCTCCTCCCTGAGCAGTAGCCTGGGCCTCAGTCTGGACCTGCAGCTGCAGCTGGAGCGGCTCCCAGGGGAGAAGCGTGTGGGCCCGGGCCCACTGACCCCcaaccttcagcacagg gTTCCCCTCTTGACAAAGAGGCGGCCCAGGGAGCTTCTTTCCAACCTCCGAGGCTTCTTTCCTGCCGCCATTGAGCACTACAAG AACCTGCAGACGCCCATCCGCTTCCCGGGCAGCGTGCCCAACTCCGTGGTCCTGCAGCACATGTGGCTTCCCGGGGAGGTCAGCGGCCTCGGGGCCCTCGCCCAGATCTCCAGCCGAGGCAGACACAAG GCGAGGAGGAGCCTGGATGACGTGTGGCTGCCGCGGCGCATCAGGCGGCGCCAAGCCAGGTATCACCAGAAGCTGATCCAGTggttgggggaagaggaggagaaggaggacgaggaggaggaggagcggaaTCTGGACTGGGCCTCAGATTACCTGAGCGCAGAGGAGCAGCTCTCGGAGTTGGAGGAGCTGGAGGCGCAG gcccccgAGAACCTGGCCCTGCAGCTCCGGCAGCGCGCGGGCGCCAGGACCGACGCCAGCTCTCGCCGCTTCTCGTACCCCTACGGGCGCTCGCTCTGGAAACAGCGCTACGGGCATCTGCCCAGGTTCCTGCACTTCTTCGTCGTCCAGAACTGGTTCCAAAAGCTCTTCCCCGTCTTCACCCTGGAGGTTCGGGGGCTCGGGCGCCGGGGAGGCCCAGGCTGGTGGGGGCGGTGGGGCGTGCAGGGCGCAGGGCGTCAGCGCGCGGTGCCCGCAGGCCTACCCCGAGGTGGGCACGGCGGAGGGCCTGGCCTCGCTGTTCACCGACCTGCTGTCCGAGGCGTCCTGGGCCGACTGCGTGCACATCCTGCGAGCGCTGCTGAGGCTGCTGCCCGACGTGAGCAGGGACCTTCGGGACCGGCTGCAGGACGTCCTCGTGGGCCTGCTCAACCTGGACCAGCCCCCCAGCCTGGAG GACCCCACGCAGAAGCGGTTCGTGATGCTGGCGCTGCAGCTGCTCCTGGCCTGCTCCCTGGAGTCCCGCGAAGTGGTGCTGGAGCTCATGTCCTACTTCCTGTACTCGCCGGCCTCCTGCCG GACCCACAGGGCTTCCTGTTCAAGGAGATGATGACCTGGGTCCAGGGCCCCGACGCCGACTCCAAGGCTGCCCTGCGCAAACGCTGCTGCCAGAAGCTGGAGGAAATGATCCACTGGCTGCAG ATGGAGTCCTTGCAGCCTTCTGCAGCCAAGTTGTCAGAGATGCTGCCCAGGGTCTGCGAGCCCTCGGCACCCGCACCTTCTCCCAAAGAGGTGCCGTCACAGGTCTCTGTGCTCTCCGGGTCACCTCATGAATCAGTGATGCCCTCGGTCCCTTCCTGGGCCCCCTCGCTAGTGGTCTCACCCGGGAAGCTGGACTTGGCCACCCTGGAGTCCCCAGCCAAGAAGGTGCTTTCACCGATGCACTTCACGCCGACCAGGCGCATGCTGTCCGAGACCCTGCTGCACTTCTCCCGCTCTGAGGGCTGCTTGAGCTCCTCAGTGCCCACCACGCTTCGGGAAGAGCCACTGCCGCTGGAGCAGACGGACTGGTCACGGTCACAGATGCTCGACCTGGGCCCCATTGATGCGCTGAACTTCTTCTGTGAGCAGCAGCGGGTCCGGCAGCAGCGCTTcctgcaggaggagcagcagggcctGCACCCCAGCCCAAGCCTGTCGGTGCCCAACACAGTACTGCCTCAGCCCCGGGACTGCTG GCACTACCCCATCCTCCGGCTTCAGGAAGCCAAGCTCCAGAGGGCTCCAACGAGACTGAGGG GCTGGATGCGGTCCCAGCTCTGGGTGGCCCGTACCCTCAATGCCTCCATCCGGATGCTGAAGCTGCCACTGCCGAGGGTGGAACTTCAGCCTTTCCCCCCCGACTGGCCCAGGCCTGCCCGTCCGCTGCCCCCACTGCTCCTGCAACCCGCTTTGCAGCGATACTTTCTGCCAGATGACACGAACCCTGACAGCTACAGTTGA
- the WDR97 gene encoding WD repeat-containing protein 97 isoform X12 codes for METEVSDASDSQLLDQDLYDTDSYDVPDPGLLKERNDSFPEPAPPLFTSSSRLQNMTPRARARQLWLLLRAGLRDFVEKEKRDELCVARLTHGLELLRHLKVAAELCWVAQDPVGRRFVVLDGAGYLHLHRENGWAYEKLQAPAVLTGLVAVPGPLGAVSRFVGWGPEGLAILRPDFSLLWLSKPGVGGMPDHQPICCLPVPSLGLLLVALAGGSLALWKFRSGGRRLVLWGSPLRLPPSSAGTLTRLVLGPLSSHQVPCCFAAYGSAVLIFDLHTWALVDVRRDLHKITISDLAYCLEVDAVVTASRDSTVKVWETDWRLRMVFMGHTGPVTAVAVLPNSSLVLSASQDGTLRTWDLQAAAQVGEVALSGWARGAAAPRVDRLLAPAGPGCPVLSLSARGVALWRPRELYAPLARLPAPVLLVQVAPALPAAPRAPLPARLVCACADGSVHLLAAATGRPVSALLLGAAEPAAALLYCLPREALWLLTRAGHLLCASAARRPMRLRLRLRPPPAPAPRPCCLHLYSHLADPRSALAAWEAVRRRGGELPPGRLAGAWDDKNRYLPVLGHTDGTLSVLEWRHAKTVFHTAAHSPGPVTAIASTWNSVVSSGGDLTVKMWRVYPYAEESLSLLRTFSCWHPVVVLCALGKRVTVGFEDPDTATYGLVQFGLGNSPRCDHRPQDDHTDHITGERAGKSKAQATVWPWSLTPSPGPSGLCCCPTLKLYASSSLDCTVRIWTAENRLLRWAGAGRAEGGVGACGPLAGVSYLHPHQSLAAWGRGCPCPGFLLGGAGQTLALHAPRLLKLDSPPQALAFCSNSGDLVLALGSRLCLVSHRLYLPTSYLVKKLCQNVPEVLDDPPLPLTSQESLTSAQLQRLAKLHGAASLSTDLSFIHHQTGTPQQPVLEEDLEALVTRDQDLQQLRLGLVVPAAQPPLSWQQQQEAFDNYLRLVYGPGFLGVPSGRESQQESTVTLIVERETWDVCTLPRAASSVRQAGVCAEAPTVPAAHSLQDLGAVGQHLAHPPRVPMPTPHTHRGVHSRASQLLARSSLSSSLGLSLDLQLQLERLPGEKRVGPGPLTPNLQHRVPLLTKRRPRELLSNLRGFFPAAIEHYKNLQTPIRFPGSVPNSVVLQHMWLPGEVSGLGALAQISSRGRHKARRSLDDVWLPRRIRRRQARYHQKLIQWLGEEEEKEDEEEEERNLDWASDYLSAEEQLSELEELEAQAPENLALQLRQRAGARTDASSRRFSYPYGRSLWKQRYGHLPRFLHFFVVQNWFQKLFPVFTLEAYPEVGTAEGLASLFTDLLSEASWADCVHILRALLRLLPDVSRDLRDRLQDVLVGLLNLDQPPSLEDPTQKRFVMLALQLLLACSLESREVVLELMSYFLYSPASCRWSPCSLLQPSCQRCCPGSASPRHPHLLPKRCRHRSLCSPGHLMNQ; via the exons ATGGAGACCGAGGTGTCAGATGCGAGTGACAGCCAGCTTCTGGACCAGGACCTGTATGATACTGACAGCTACGACGTCCCGGACCCGGGGCTGCTCAAGGAAAGGAATG ACTCGTTTCCGGAGCCAGCCCCACCGCTTTTTACCAGCAGCTCGCGGCTGCAGAACATGACCCCGCGTGCCCGCGCCCGCCAGCTGTGGCTGCTCCTCCGTGCAGGCCTCCGAGACTTCGTGGAAAAG GAAAAGAGAGACGAGCTGTGTGTGGCACGCTTGACCCATGGGCTAGAGCTGCTGCGCCATCTGAAAGTGGCAGCCGAGCTGTGCTGGGTGGCACAGGATCCAGTGGGCAGACGCTTCGTGGTGCTGGATGGTGCCGGCTACCTCCACCTGCACAGAGAGAATGGCTGGGCTTATGAGAAGCTACAGGCCCCAGCCGTGCTCACTGGGCTGGTGGCTGTGCCTGGCCCCCTGGGTGCTGTGAGCCGCTTCGTGGGCTGGGGCCCGGAGGGGCTGGCCATACTAAGGCCTGACTTCAGCCTATTGTGGCTGAGCAAGCCAGGGGTGGGTGGGATGCCGGACCACCAGCCCATCTGCTGCCTGCCAGTACCCAGCCTGGGGCTGTTGCTAGTGGCATTGGCAGGTGGCAGCCTGGCACTCTGGAAATTCCGCTCAGGGGGTCGCCGCCTGGTGCTGTGGGGCTCACCTCTGCGGCTGCCACCAAGCTCTGCAGGTACACTCACCCGTTTGGTTCTGGGGCCCCTGTCTTCCCACCAAGTCCCATGCTGCTTCGCGGCCTATGGCTCTGCCGTGCTCATCTTTGATCTGCACACCTGGGCCCTCGTAGACGTCCGCCGGGACCTGCACAAAAT CACTATCTCGGACTTGGCCTACTGCCTGGAGGTAGACGCCGTGGTGACAGCCTCTCGGGACAGCACGGTGAAGGTGTGGGAGACCGACTGGCGGCTCCGGATGGTGTTCATGGGCCACACAG GCCCCGTGACCGCCGTGGCCGTGCTCCCCAACTCATCCCTGGTGCTGTCCGCCTCGCAGGACGGGACGCTGCGCACGTGGGACCTGCAGGCGGCCGCCCAGGTGGGCGAGGTGGCGCTGAGCGGCTGGGCCCGAGGCGCGGCGGCACCGCGCGTGGACCGCCTGCTGGCGCCCGCGGGCCCGGGCTGCCCGGTGCTGTCGCTGAGCGCGCGCGGCGTGGCCCTGTGGCGCCCCCGCGAGCTGTACGCCCCGCTGGCGCGGCTGCCGGCGCCGGTGCTGCTCGTGCAGGTGGCGCCCGCGCtgcccgccgccccgcgcgccccgctgCCCGCGCGCCTCGTGTGCGCCTGCGCCGACGGCTCGGTCCACCTGCTGGCGGCGGCCACGGGGCGCCCGGTGAGCGCGCTGCTGCTGGGGGCCGCCGAGCCCGCGGCCGCGCTGCTCTACTGCCTGCCCCGCGAGGCGCTGTGGCTGCTGACGCGCGCCGGCCACCTGCTGTGCGCCTCGGCCGCGCGCCGCCCCATGCgcctgcggctgcggctgcgccccccgcccgcccccgcgccgcggcCCTGCTGCCTGCACCTGTACAGCCACCTGGCCGACCCGCGCAGCGCCCTGGCCGCCTGGGAGGCCGTGCGCCGCCGCGGCGGGGAGCTGCCCCCCGGCCGCCTGGCCGGCGCCTGGGACGACAAGAACCG GTACCTGCCCGTGCTGGGCCACACGGATGGCACCCTGTCGGTCCTTGAGTGGCGCCACGCGAAGACCGTCTTCCACACGGCGGCACACAGCCCGGGCCCGGTCACCGCCATTGCGTCCACCTGGAACAGCGTCGTGTCCTCGG GCGGCGACCTGACCGTGAAGATGTGGCGCGTCTACCCCTACGCCGAGGAGAGCCTGAGCCTGCTGCGGACCTTTTCCTGCTGGCACCCGGTGGTGGTGCTCTGTGCGCTGGGGAAGCGCGTCACTGTGGGCTTTGAGGACCCCGACACCGCCACCTACGGCTTGGTGCAGTTCGGCCTGGGCAACAGCCCCCGCTGTGACCACCGGCCCCAGGACGACCACACGGACCACATCACTGGTGAGCGGGCGGGCAAGAGCAAAGCCCAAGCCACCGTGTGGCCCTGGTCCCTGACCCCAAGCCCTGGTCCCTCAGGCCTGTGCTGCTGCCCCACGCTCAAGCTGTACGCCTCTTCCAGCCTGGACTGCACCGTCCGCATCTGGACGGCGGAGAACCGCCTGCTGcggtgggctggggctgggagggcagagggcggggtgggggcctgCGGGCCACTGGCTGGGGTCtcctacctccacccccaccagagCCTGGCGGCTTGGGGGCGGGGTTGTCCCTGTCCCGGCTTCCTGCTTGGTGGAGCGGGCCAGACCCTTGCCCTGCACGCCCCCAGGCTCCTGAAGCTGGACAGCCCCCCTCAGGCCCTGGCCTTCTGCAGCAACAGTGGGGACCTGGTGTTGGCTCTGGGCTCCCGACTCTGCCTGGTGTCTCATAGGCTCTACTTGCCCACATCCTACCTGGTCAAG AAGCTGTGCCAGAATGTCCCTGAGGTGCTGGATGACCCTCCACTGCCCCTGACCAGCCAAGAGTCGCTGACCTCAGCCCAGCTGCAGAGGCTCGCCAAGCTGCATGGGGCGGCCAGTCTTAG CACAGACTTGTCTTTCATCCATCACCAGACGGGAACACCTCAGCAACCAGTGttggaggag GACTTGGAAGCCCTAGTTACTCGGGATCAAGACCTTCAGCAGCTGAGACTGGGGCTGGTGGTCCCGGCAGCCCAGCCCCCACTTTCCTGGCAACAGCAGCAGGAGGCCTTTGACAACTACCTGCGCCTGGTCTATGGCCCGGGCTTTCTG GGCGTGCCTTCTGGAAGGGAGTCCCAGCAGGAGAGCACTGTGACCCTCATAGTAGAGAGAGAGACCTGGGACGTGTGCACCTTGCCCAGAGCTGCCAGCAGTGTTCGGCAGGCGGGGGTCTGTGCCGAAGCCCCAACAGTGCCAGCAGCCCACTCCCTACAGGACCTGGGAGCCGTGGGCCAGCACCTTGCCCACCCTCCCCGAGTCCCCAtgcccaccccacacacacaccgggGGGTGCACAGCAGGGCATCCCAG CTGCTGGCCCGCTCCTCCCTGAGCAGTAGCCTGGGCCTCAGTCTGGACCTGCAGCTGCAGCTGGAGCGGCTCCCAGGGGAGAAGCGTGTGGGCCCGGGCCCACTGACCCCcaaccttcagcacagg gTTCCCCTCTTGACAAAGAGGCGGCCCAGGGAGCTTCTTTCCAACCTCCGAGGCTTCTTTCCTGCCGCCATTGAGCACTACAAG AACCTGCAGACGCCCATCCGCTTCCCGGGCAGCGTGCCCAACTCCGTGGTCCTGCAGCACATGTGGCTTCCCGGGGAGGTCAGCGGCCTCGGGGCCCTCGCCCAGATCTCCAGCCGAGGCAGACACAAG GCGAGGAGGAGCCTGGATGACGTGTGGCTGCCGCGGCGCATCAGGCGGCGCCAAGCCAGGTATCACCAGAAGCTGATCCAGTggttgggggaagaggaggagaaggaggacgaggaggaggaggagcggaaTCTGGACTGGGCCTCAGATTACCTGAGCGCAGAGGAGCAGCTCTCGGAGTTGGAGGAGCTGGAGGCGCAG gcccccgAGAACCTGGCCCTGCAGCTCCGGCAGCGCGCGGGCGCCAGGACCGACGCCAGCTCTCGCCGCTTCTCGTACCCCTACGGGCGCTCGCTCTGGAAACAGCGCTACGGGCATCTGCCCAGGTTCCTGCACTTCTTCGTCGTCCAGAACTGGTTCCAAAAGCTCTTCCCCGTCTTCACCCTGGAG GCCTACCCCGAGGTGGGCACGGCGGAGGGCCTGGCCTCGCTGTTCACCGACCTGCTGTCCGAGGCGTCCTGGGCCGACTGCGTGCACATCCTGCGAGCGCTGCTGAGGCTGCTGCCCGACGTGAGCAGGGACCTTCGGGACCGGCTGCAGGACGTCCTCGTGGGCCTGCTCAACCTGGACCAGCCCCCCAGCCTGGAG GACCCCACGCAGAAGCGGTTCGTGATGCTGGCGCTGCAGCTGCTCCTGGCCTGCTCCCTGGAGTCCCGCGAAGTGGTGCTGGAGCTCATGTCCTACTTCCTGTACTCGCCGGCCTCCTGCCG ATGGAGTCCTTGCAGCCTTCTGCAGCCAAGTTGTCAGAGATGCTGCCCAGGGTCTGCGAGCCCTCGGCACCCGCACCTTCTCCCAAAGAGGTGCCGTCACAGGTCTCTGTGCTCTCCGGGTCACCTCATGAATCAGTGA